One Helianthus annuus cultivar XRQ/B chromosome 12, HanXRQr2.0-SUNRISE, whole genome shotgun sequence genomic region harbors:
- the LOC110895035 gene encoding probable alpha,alpha-trehalose-phosphate synthase [UDP-forming] 10 — protein MASKSCANILDFFPDKLLDIPQTPRNLPRVMTLPGVINGCDDGDSDTVSSACRERKIIVTNMLPLHIQRDPDTLKLTFRFDEDSLYWQLKDGFSPETDVVYVGSLKVEVDASEQEEVAQKLLEEFNCVPTFLPHDLHKKFYAGFCKQQLWPLFHYMLPISPDHADRFDRLLWQAYVSANKIFADKVMEVADPDEDYIWVHDYHLMILPTFLRKRYNRVKLGFFLHSPFPSSEIYRTLPVRDEILKGLLNCDLIGFHTFDYARHFLSCCSRMMGLDYESKRGHIGLDYFGRTVYIKILPVGIHMGRLESVLNLPITSSKVNKIGQRFKGKKLIVGVDDMDIFKGISLKLLAFEYLLQMNPVLQGNVVLIQIVNPARSTGKDVDEAKRETYLIVNRINETYGSSDYKPVVLIDRPVARYEKSAYYSMADCCIVNAVRDGMNLVPYKYIVCRQHSPHLEKSSMLVVSEFVGCSPSLSGAIRVNPWDIESVAGAINSAITMKDSEKKLRHEKHYKYVSSHDVAYWARIFMQDLERASKDHYNKRCWGIGFGLGFRVVSLSPSFRKLSPNYIVSAYKKSNRRAIFLDYDGTLVPQSSIVKAPSEELISILSTLCNDPKNTVFIVSGRGRSSLSEWLAPCEWLGLAAEHGYFTRWSGNSEWESSIPATDLEWKEIAEPVMRLYTEATDGSSIEVKESGLVWHHQDADPDFGSCQAKELVVHLENVLANEPAVVKRGQHIVEVKPQGVTKGLVAERILSRMVEKGESPDFVTCIGDDRSDEDMFESIRRTVLNASVTSSSPEIFACTVGQKPSKAKYYLDDTADVIKLLGGLANASDPKPGNTARFQITFDTIF, from the exons ATGGCATCAAAATCTTGTGCAAATATTTTGGATTTTTTTCCTGATAAACTACTGGATATCCCGCAAACTCCAAGAAATCTTCCACGGGTCATGACCCTACCTGGAGTTATCAACGGTTGTGATGATGGTGATTCAGATACTGTCTCATCTGCTTGTCGCGAGAGAAAAATCATCGTGACAAATATGTTACCGTTACATATTCAGCGTGATCCCGATACCCTTAAGTTGACTTTCCGTTTCGATGAAGACTCGCTCTATTGGCAACTAAAAGACGGGTTTTCTCCTGAAACCGACGTTGTCTATGTCGGTTCACTCAAGGTTGAAGTAGATGCGAGCGAACAGGAAGAAGTCGCTCAGAAGCTTTTAGAAGAATTTAATTGTGTTCCCACTTTTCTTCCTCATGACCTTCACAAAAAGTTCTACGCCGGTTTTTGTAAACAACAGTTATGGCCGCTTTTTCATTACATGCTTCCTATTTCCCCTGATCATGCTGACCGGTTTGACCGCCTTCTCTGGCAGGCGTATGTATCCGCAAATAAAATATTTGCGGATAAAGTTATGGAAGTTGCGGACCCGGATGAGGATTATATATGGGTTCATGATTACCATCTTATGATCTTACCTACCTTTTTAAGAAAACGTTACAATCGGGTCAAACTCGGTTTTTTTCTTCATAGTCCATTTCCCTCATCGGAAATATATCGAACTCTTCCTGTACGAGATGAAATTCTTAAAGGACTTCTTAATTGTGATCTAATCGGGTTCCATACGTTTGACTATGCACGACACTTTCTGTCGTGCTGCAGTAGAATGATGGGCCTGGATTATGAATCCAAACGAGGACATATCGGACTCGATTACTTTGGTCGAACAGTGTATATCAAAATTTTACCTGTGGGCATTCACATGGGCCGGCTTGAATCCGTCTTAAATCTTCCAATCACATCAAGTAAAGTCAACAAGATAGGTCAACGGTTCAAGGGGAAAAAGCTGATAGTAGGGGTTGATGACATGGATATCTTTAAAGGCATCAGTCTTAAGTTACTCGCGTTTGAGTATCTGTTACAGATGAACCCCGTGCTACAAGGTAACGTTGTTTTGATCCAAATTGTAAATCCTGCAAGAAGTACAGGAAAAGACGTAGATGAAGCAAAACGAGAAACGTATTTAATTGTAAATAGAATCAACGAGACATATGGTTCATCGGATTACAAGCCCGTGGTTCTAATCGACCGTCCTGTCGCGCGTTACGAAAAGTCAGCTTATTATTCAATGGCTGATTGTTGCATAGTCAATGCTGTTAGGGACGGAATGAATTTAGTACCGTATAAGTACATCGTTTGCAGACAACACTCGCCTCATTTGGAAAAGTCAAGCATGTTGGTTGTCTCCGAGTTTGTCGGGTGTTCACCGTCGTTAAGCGGTGCTATTCGGGTCAACCCGTGGGACATAGAATCTGTAGCTGGAGCTATAAATTCCGCTATAACAATGAAAGATTCAGAGAAGAAATTAAGACACGAAAAACACTATAAATACGTAAGCTCTCACGATGTCGCTTATTGGGCCCGTATCTTCATGCAAGATTTAGAAAGAGCATCGAAAGACCATTATAATAAACGTTGTTGGGGTATCGGTTTCGGGCTTGGTTTTCGAGTCGTTTCTCTTTCTCCGAGTTTCAGAAAACTTTCTCCTAATTATATCGTTTCGGCGTATAAGAAGTCAAACAGACGGGCTATATTTCTTGATTACGATGGTACACTTGTCCCACAATCGTCTATTGTAAAGGCTCCTAGTGAAGAACTAATTAGCATTCTGAGTACACTTTGCAATGATCCTAAAAACACGGTTTTCATAGTGAGTGGACGAGGTAGAAGCTCGTTAAGCGAGTGGCTTGCTCCTTGTGAGTGGCTGGGTCTAGCCGCTGAACATGGGTATTTCACAAg ATGGAGTGGGAATTCCGAGTGGGAGTCGAGCATCCCGGCTACTGATCTAGAGTGGAAGGAGATTGCTGAACCGGTAATGAGACTGTATACAGAAGCAACTGACGGTTCGAGCATTGAGGTCAAAGAAAGTGGGTTGGTTTGGCACCACCAAGATGCCGATCCCGACTTTGGTTCGTGTCAAGCTAAGGAGTTGGTGGTGCATTTAGAAAACGTGCTGGCTAACGAACCGGCTGTGGTCAAACGTGGTCAACACATAGTTGAAGTCAAACCTCAGGGTGTGACGAAAGGATTAGTTGCAGAGAGAATACTATCAAGAATGGTGGAAAAAGGAGAAAGCCCGGATTTTGTAACATGCATCGGGGATGACAGATCAGACGAAGACATGTTTGAAAGCATACGGAGGACGGTTTTAAATGCGTCTGTAACGTCGTCAAGTCCGGAAATATTTGCTTGTACGGTTGGACAAAAACCTAGTAAAGCCAAATATTACCTGGATGATACTGCTGATGTTATCAAATTGCTGGGAGGGCTTGCTAATGCTTCGGATCCAAAACCTGGTAACACTGCCCGATTTCAGATTACATTTGACACCATTTTTTAA